A region of the Candidatus Binatus sp. genome:
AGCCGCTCGGCGGGGGCGGGATGAAAATGGTCTATCTCGCCGAGGACTTGCGGCTTGCCGCGCGGCCGTGCGCGCTGGCCGAGATGGTCGATAGCTTCACCAGCCCGGACACGCAGAAACAGGCGGTGGCGGCTTTTCAGCGCGAGGCCGACATGCTCGCGCAACTCAGCAACGAACATATCCCGCGCGTGTTCGATCGCTTCAGCGAGCAGAACCATCACTATCTCGTCATGGAGTTCATCGACGGGATCACGCTGGAACAAAAACTCAAAGACGCCGGCGGCAAGCTTCCCGAGGACGCCGTCATCGATGTGGCACTGCAAGTTCTCGACACGATCGAGTACCTGCACAACCTGGAACCGCCGGTGATCTATCGCGATCTGAAACCGTCGAACGTGATGCTGACGCCGTCGGGGCAGGCCAAGCTGATCGACTTCGGCATCGCCCGCCTGTTCCAGCCGCTGAGCAACGCGACGATGATTGGTACGCAGGGCTACGCGCCGCCCGAGCAATATCGCGGCAAGGTCGAGTTCCGCTCGGACCTGTACGCGCTCGGCGCCACGATGCATCATGCGCTGTCGGGCCGCGACCCCGCGCTCGAGCCGCCTTTCAGCTTCCCACCATTGCGCCCGCTATGCTCTGGAATTACTCCCGCGCTTGCCGACCTGGTCGATCAGGCGCTCAAGTACGACGTGGTCTTGCGGATGGCCGACGCCGCGGAATTCAAGCAGCGGCTGATGGCGATCAAGTCGGGCGTCGCGCCGGCGACGACGGCGCGGCGCAATTCGTCAACCGGACCGGCGGCGCGCCCACAACTCAAACTGCCGCTCAGCGACGTCAAGTCCGGAGAGCGGCACGCGTCGGCGCCCACGATGCTGAGCAACCAGATCGATACGCAATGTCCGCGATGCGGCCGAAATATCCCGGTGGATTCGAACTACTGCTCATTCTGCGCCGCCGACGTAACCGGACGATTGTCGCCGCTGGATCGCGGCGCGCACGAGGCGCGGACGATCGTGCTCGACGACGTTGCTGCGCCGGGAGAGTTTCCGGGTCCAATCTTTCATGAGCGTCGTCGCAGGCGGCATCCCGCGCGGACGCTGGCGCTGGTGGCCGGCGGATTTTTTCTCATCGGGTACCTGATGTTCCATTCGTCGCAACCACAGCCTTCCGACGGTGACACGGGACCCGACTCCGGCGCGGTTCCGGAAGTGCCCAATGGCGGCGCTCCCGGTCCGGTCGAACCGGCGCATACGCAACCGCGGGAAATAGCGCTGCGCCGCGCGCTCGACGCGCGGGGCTACTCATCGGTGCATTTCGGGATGGAGGGCGATACGATCATCCTGTGGGGCACGGTGCCGACGGAAGCCGATCGCCTCATGGTGCAGACCCAGGTCTTCCTGGTCGCGGGAGTTTTCTCGCTCGAGGACCATATCCAGGTGCGCGACACGTTCGCCGCGCCGTAGCATTCATCTGATGATCGCCGATCTGCACGTCCACACCCGGCTATCGTCCGACTCCAACGTCGCGCCGGAGCAGTATCTCGAATTTGCGAAGAACTCGGGGCGCGGACTCGGCGCGATTTGCTTCACCGAGCATCGTCTGTTTCCGAGCGATCGCGAAGTCGGCCGGCTATACGCGGAACTCGCGGAGCGCTTTCAAATTGCCGTCTTCAGGGGAATCGAAGCCGACACCGATCTTGGTCATCTGCTGCTGTTCGGCGTGACCGATGACGTGATCCGCCGATTCGATCTGACGGCGCGGATGCTCAAGAGCGACAGCCTGATCGAAGTGCTGCATCACGAAGGCGGAGTCGCAATTCCAGCGCATCCGTTTCGCGACTCCGGTTACGGCTCGCGCCTGGACGCACTGCTCAGCCGCCACGGCGCGGCGCTTGGCGTGATCGAAGTGCTCAACGGCCAGAACTCGATCGAGCAGAATCGGCGCGCGCAGGACGCGGCGCTCAAGCTCGGGCTGACGGCGGTTGGCGGCAGCGACGCTCATTTCGCGACTGCAAAATGGTTCATGACGATCGCGACGGAATTCGAACGCGACGTGCGCACGGTGGAGCAACTGTGCGCCGAAATCCGCGCCGGCCGCGCTCGCCCCTATGTCTTTCCGGGTTCGGACTGAGCCGGGGCCCGCGCGGCGCCGGCGGGTTGCGCGCTTTCCAACTCGTGCGTGAATTGCCGGATGTCTTGCGGACGCCCCGCCGCGATCAGCTTGTCGCCTTCTTTCAGCGGGCGATCGGGCGCAATGGGCGCGAATCCCCCATCCGGATTGCCCGCGTCCTGAACCGCGAGAACCGTGACGCTGAACCGCGCGCGCGGGTCGAGTTGACGCACGGTTTTTCCCGCGGCGTTGGCGGGGACCGCAAGCCGCGTCACTCGATAACCGGTCGCCCAATAGATATTCGGATTGCGCGTCGCAAGCGTCGAGAGCGAAACCGTCACCCGGTTGAGGGCTTGCGCGATATGCTGGCCGGTGACCAGCCCGACAAAGCGCCGGCTGTTGTGCTCGACGACCGGAATCTCGTCGAGACCGTCATGCTCCATCAACTGGCTCGCCTCGTCGAGATTCGCATCAAGCGACACGGCAGGACCATGCGCATTGCAGATGTCGAATGCGTTGACCAGCGGACCGAGTTCCTGTCCTCCGCTGATCACGGACAACAAATCGCGGACTACGATTGTCCCCGCGAGCTCGCCTTCGCTGTTGACCACCGGCAGCGTAGATTGCGCCGTCTCACCCGCGGTGTGCAGCACCTGCAACAGCGACGCGTTCTCGGCCACCATCGTCACGTTCCTGGTTACGACGGCGCTGACCGGTATGAGCGCCAGCGCGAGGCGCTCGCGACCGATCTGCAGCGTCTTGCCCGCGCGCGCTAGCCGGAACTCGTCGATCGATTCGGTTTCGATCGCGCGCGCCACCACCAGCGCCGTAATCGTCGCGATCATCGCGGGCAATGCGATCGTGTCGCTGTGCGTCATTTCCCAGAGCAGGAACAGCGCCGTCAGCGGCGCGTGCGTGGTGCCGGCCAGAAACGCGGCAAGCCCGACCAGCGCGTACGATCCGCGCGGGCCGGTAAGGTGGGGAATCAGCATCGCCGACAGGCGCTGGAACAACCCGCCCGCCATCGTGCCGATGAAAAAGGTCGGGCCGAAGCACCCTCCCGGCGCGCCGCATCCGAGCGACACGCTGCTGGCGAAAAACTTCGCGCAGACCAGCGCCGCCAGCATTCCGATGCCGAACTCGCCCGCCATCGCGCGGTTGATCACCGGATATCCGTCGGACAAGTTTTGCGGAAGCCAAATCGCAATCGCACCGACGACTGCAAGTCCCGCTTCGAGCTTGACCCAAACCGGGAGATTCAGCCGGCGAAACCATGCGTCGGTTGCGTTGAAAAACCGGATGTAGCCTGCCGCGAGGACCCCGAGCGCCGCGCCCATGAGCGCATACGTCGCCATCTCCCAGTAGCTGCGCAGCACGAATTCAGGCACGAGGAAGACCGCCGCGTTGCCCACGATCGCTCGCGAGGTGATCACCGCGCTGAAGGTGGCGATGATCAGCAATGTGAGGTTGGCGATTTCGGTGTGGCCGAGCAGGACGATTTCCTGCGCGAACATCAGGCCGCCGATCGGCGCGTTGAACGTCGTC
Encoded here:
- a CDS encoding serine/threonine-protein kinase is translated as MIAPNTIVGGRYRVTKPLGGGGMKMVYLAEDLRLAARPCALAEMVDSFTSPDTQKQAVAAFQREADMLAQLSNEHIPRVFDRFSEQNHHYLVMEFIDGITLEQKLKDAGGKLPEDAVIDVALQVLDTIEYLHNLEPPVIYRDLKPSNVMLTPSGQAKLIDFGIARLFQPLSNATMIGTQGYAPPEQYRGKVEFRSDLYALGATMHHALSGRDPALEPPFSFPPLRPLCSGITPALADLVDQALKYDVVLRMADAAEFKQRLMAIKSGVAPATTARRNSSTGPAARPQLKLPLSDVKSGERHASAPTMLSNQIDTQCPRCGRNIPVDSNYCSFCAADVTGRLSPLDRGAHEARTIVLDDVAAPGEFPGPIFHERRRRRHPARTLALVAGGFFLIGYLMFHSSQPQPSDGDTGPDSGAVPEVPNGGAPGPVEPAHTQPREIALRRALDARGYSSVHFGMEGDTIILWGTVPTEADRLMVQTQVFLVAGVFSLEDHIQVRDTFAAP
- a CDS encoding PHP domain-containing protein, whose protein sequence is MIADLHVHTRLSSDSNVAPEQYLEFAKNSGRGLGAICFTEHRLFPSDREVGRLYAELAERFQIAVFRGIEADTDLGHLLLFGVTDDVIRRFDLTARMLKSDSLIEVLHHEGGVAIPAHPFRDSGYGSRLDALLSRHGAALGVIEVLNGQNSIEQNRRAQDAALKLGLTAVGGSDAHFATAKWFMTIATEFERDVRTVEQLCAEIRAGRARPYVFPGSD
- a CDS encoding chloride channel protein, giving the protein MRRPSLSLRSDQFEYVQLIILAVTVGVLAALGNLGFRKLIEFFSWLFRVLEWNALGIGLGGPHRALIPLILLSGGVAILLLDRIFPEDVLGYGFPNFLEMVNLGTARLKRRWIFVKAAGAALSLGAGASVGREGPIAQVGGAIGSTIAQLRKLSPDRAKVLVAAGAGAGIATTFNAPIGGLMFAQEIVLLGHTEIANLTLLIIATFSAVITSRAIVGNAAVFLVPEFVLRSYWEMATYALMGAALGVLAAGYIRFFNATDAWFRRLNLPVWVKLEAGLAVVGAIAIWLPQNLSDGYPVINRAMAGEFGIGMLAALVCAKFFASSVSLGCGAPGGCFGPTFFIGTMAGGLFQRLSAMLIPHLTGPRGSYALVGLAAFLAGTTHAPLTALFLLWEMTHSDTIALPAMIATITALVVARAIETESIDEFRLARAGKTLQIGRERLALALIPVSAVVTRNVTMVAENASLLQVLHTAGETAQSTLPVVNSEGELAGTIVVRDLLSVISGGQELGPLVNAFDICNAHGPAVSLDANLDEASQLMEHDGLDEIPVVEHNSRRFVGLVTGQHIAQALNRVTVSLSTLATRNPNIYWATGYRVTRLAVPANAAGKTVRQLDPRARFSVTVLAVQDAGNPDGGFAPIAPDRPLKEGDKLIAAGRPQDIRQFTHELESAQPAGAARAPAQSEPGKT